Proteins found in one Promicromonospora sukumoe genomic segment:
- a CDS encoding ATP-binding protein, giving the protein MDLALKRYDLGCTPDGDAYAVPRTGGNVVRMLRGGRSSLRAELAKAYRQQTGAIAGQQALADALLVLQGTAGEAEPEEVHIRVAEQDGATWIDLGDAAEHVVRVGSDGWSVVTESPVLFRRTALTGALPMPEEGGSLDDLWALLNVTEADRPLVLAWLVAALGWERIPHPMLALLGEQGTGKSSATKNLVQLVDPSPVPLRKPPRDADGWVTAAQGSWVVGLDNLSAIQPWLSDSLCRAVTGDGDVRRELFSDDGLAVFSFRRVLVMNGIDVGAMAPDLADRSIVVNLDRITEDRRRPESQLLTAWESAWPRVFGALLSQVRAAKVRVASVRLESMPRMADFAMVLAALDQIHGTDSLTAYADQANSAALDAVTSDPFLAALAEAVTEPWQGSAADLHALVQPDGLPPRSWPRSVRAVAGVLKRNAPALRSAGWTVDDLGARNRQKVTVWALTPPEVSRIQPPQHPQHPSSQVTAISDAGVGGGTRGKRGGSTPAYTRQPPRTPAGSDALTSTNGGAGVAGDEYGPSQVAACDDCGEPLNGPGYTTRCRPNHNVTTLEVNHVA; this is encoded by the coding sequence GTGGACCTGGCCCTGAAGCGGTACGACCTCGGGTGCACCCCCGATGGCGACGCCTACGCGGTGCCGCGCACGGGTGGCAACGTCGTGCGGATGCTGCGCGGCGGCCGGTCCTCGCTGCGCGCGGAACTGGCGAAGGCGTACCGGCAGCAGACCGGCGCCATCGCAGGGCAGCAGGCCCTTGCAGATGCCCTCTTGGTGCTCCAGGGCACGGCGGGCGAGGCCGAGCCCGAGGAAGTCCACATCCGGGTTGCCGAGCAGGACGGGGCTACCTGGATCGACCTGGGCGACGCCGCCGAACACGTCGTGCGGGTCGGCAGCGACGGATGGTCAGTCGTCACCGAGTCCCCGGTGCTGTTCCGCCGCACCGCCCTGACCGGCGCTCTGCCGATGCCCGAGGAAGGCGGGAGCCTGGACGACCTGTGGGCGCTGCTGAACGTCACCGAGGCTGACCGGCCGCTCGTGCTGGCGTGGCTCGTGGCCGCCCTCGGATGGGAGCGCATCCCGCACCCGATGCTGGCGCTGCTGGGTGAGCAGGGCACCGGCAAGTCATCCGCGACAAAGAATCTGGTGCAACTCGTGGACCCGTCCCCGGTGCCGCTGCGCAAGCCACCCCGCGACGCGGACGGGTGGGTCACTGCCGCCCAGGGTTCCTGGGTGGTGGGGCTGGACAACCTGAGCGCCATTCAGCCGTGGCTGTCCGACTCCCTGTGCCGCGCGGTGACCGGCGACGGCGACGTGCGCCGCGAGTTGTTCTCGGATGACGGGCTGGCGGTGTTCTCGTTCCGGCGGGTGCTGGTCATGAACGGGATCGACGTCGGGGCCATGGCCCCGGACCTCGCTGACCGGTCCATCGTCGTGAACCTGGACCGCATCACCGAGGACCGACGCCGCCCGGAGTCGCAGCTACTCACGGCCTGGGAGTCGGCCTGGCCCCGAGTGTTCGGGGCCCTGCTGTCCCAGGTCCGGGCGGCCAAGGTGCGGGTTGCCTCGGTGCGGCTGGAGTCGATGCCCCGTATGGCGGACTTCGCCATGGTGCTTGCAGCGCTGGACCAGATCCACGGCACCGATTCCCTGACGGCGTACGCCGATCAAGCCAACAGTGCCGCCCTGGATGCGGTCACGTCTGACCCGTTCCTCGCGGCCCTGGCCGAGGCCGTCACCGAGCCGTGGCAGGGCAGCGCCGCCGACCTCCACGCCCTGGTCCAGCCCGATGGGCTTCCGCCCCGGTCGTGGCCTCGGAGCGTGCGGGCCGTGGCCGGGGTGCTGAAGCGGAACGCCCCGGCGCTGCGGTCGGCCGGGTGGACCGTGGACGACCTCGGAGCCCGCAACCGGCAGAAGGTCACCGTGTGGGCGCTCACGCCACCTGAGGTGTCCCGTATCCAACCCCCGCAACACCCGCAACACCCGTCGTCGCAGGTCACAGCGATTTCCGATGCGGGGGTAGGCGGGGGTACGCGGGGGAAGCGCGGGGGTTCAACACCCGCATACACCCGCCAACCCCCGCGTACCCCCGCAGGCTCCGACGCTCTGACC
- a CDS encoding helix-turn-helix domain-containing protein produces the protein MTVQSIGAQPGRTVPVLLTPEEVADMLRIPVRSLYVQRSAGRPTPPGVKIGRHLRYRLTDVEAWLDEQFGSAA, from the coding sequence ATGACCGTACAGAGCATCGGTGCCCAGCCCGGCCGGACCGTCCCGGTACTACTCACCCCTGAGGAGGTCGCAGACATGCTCCGCATCCCCGTCCGCTCGCTGTACGTGCAGCGCTCCGCCGGTCGCCCGACGCCGCCCGGTGTCAAGATCGGCCGTCACCTGCGCTACCGCCTGACCGATGTTGAGGCGTGGCTGGATGAGCAGTTCGGGAGCGCAGCATGA